One window of Microbacterium sediminis genomic DNA carries:
- a CDS encoding helix-turn-helix transcriptional regulator: MVTIMQVRSDDPEHTFLTPQELADLLPGVPLSRLGSWRRTGDGPNFVKFGRTVVYKLSDIEVWMAAQTHRSTGDTLPKALRR; encoded by the coding sequence ATGGTCACGATCATGCAAGTGCGTTCGGACGATCCCGAGCACACGTTCCTCACGCCGCAGGAACTCGCCGACTTGCTCCCTGGCGTCCCGCTCAGTCGACTCGGGTCATGGCGGCGCACTGGCGACGGACCGAACTTCGTGAAGTTCGGTCGCACCGTCGTCTACAAGCTGTCCGACATCGAGGTGTGGATGGCGGCGCAGACGCACCGGAGCACCGGCGACACGCTTCCGAAAGCCCTCCGGCGATGA
- a CDS encoding IS481 family transposase: protein MSHANAALTPRARLRLARLIVEDGWPPSLAAKMFMVSPVTARKWAARFRAEGPTGMTDRSSRPRSMPARTPLPVVKKIVKARWRRRLGPVQIAGELGLPASTVHAVLVRCRINRLSHIDRVSGEPIRRYEHDHPGSLLHVDVTKFGNIPDGGGHRYVGRVQGERNREATATRLQSRNHRYEPRLGTAFVHTVIDDHSRVAYAEICSDEKADTAIGVLRRAVAWFADRGVRVKRVLSDNGSAYKSYAWRDTCTQLGITAKKTRPYRPQTNGKIERFHRTLADGWAYARFYGSEAERRAALPGWLHFYNHHRHHSAIGGPPISRIENNLPGHHT from the coding sequence ATGTCCCACGCTAACGCTGCCCTGACACCACGCGCTCGTCTTCGGCTGGCGCGCCTGATCGTCGAGGACGGCTGGCCGCCGTCCCTGGCGGCGAAGATGTTCATGGTCTCGCCCGTCACAGCCAGGAAGTGGGCTGCCCGGTTCCGAGCCGAGGGGCCGACCGGGATGACGGACCGATCGAGCCGCCCACGGTCGATGCCGGCGAGGACACCGCTGCCCGTGGTCAAGAAGATCGTGAAAGCGAGGTGGCGACGCCGTCTCGGCCCGGTCCAGATCGCTGGCGAGCTCGGTCTGCCCGCCTCGACCGTCCACGCAGTCCTGGTGCGATGCCGGATCAACAGACTCAGCCATATCGACCGGGTCAGCGGTGAGCCGATCCGCCGGTACGAGCATGATCATCCCGGCTCGCTGCTCCACGTCGACGTCACCAAGTTCGGCAACATCCCCGATGGCGGCGGGCACCGTTACGTCGGCCGAGTCCAGGGCGAGCGCAACCGCGAGGCCACCGCTACCCGTCTGCAGAGCCGGAACCACCGCTATGAGCCGCGCCTGGGCACCGCGTTCGTTCACACCGTCATCGACGACCACTCCCGCGTCGCCTACGCCGAGATCTGCTCGGACGAGAAAGCGGACACCGCGATCGGTGTCCTGCGCCGCGCCGTCGCCTGGTTCGCCGACCGTGGCGTCCGCGTCAAGCGTGTCCTCTCGGACAACGGCTCCGCCTACAAGTCATATGCCTGGCGCGATACCTGCACCCAGCTCGGAATCACGGCGAAGAAGACCCGCCCCTACCGGCCGCAGACGAATGGGAAGATCGAGCGGTTCCACCGCACCCTCGCCGATGGTTGGGCATATGCCCGGTTCTACGGATCAGAAGCCGAGCGCCGCGCGGCGCTTCCGGGTTGGTTGCACTTCTACAATCATCACAGGCACCACTCCGCGATCGGAGGCCCGCCTATCAGCAGGATCGAAAACAACCTACCTGGACATCACACCTAG
- a CDS encoding IS5 family transposase (programmed frameshift) produces MEPLMPTVTGRSRPWTDHRLAIEGMAWKYRTGAPWRDVPERFGKWNSIYKRFNRWAGDGTWQKLLTEVQKQADAAGEIDWVVSIDSTIARVHQHGATLARDTGAVPNHKNPWSEPPDHGIGRSRGGLTTKLHLVCDGRGRPLSMMITAGNINDTTMMSAVLENIRVPRDGKGRPRTRPDRVLADKGYPSRANRAWLRDRRIAATIPERDDQIAHRRKKPGRPIAFGDKQKERYKGRNVVERCFNRLKQWRGIAMRSDKLARNYRAAVSLAAALIWIKTDLR; encoded by the exons ATGGAGCCGTTGATGCCGACGGTGACCGGTCGGTCGCGGCCGTGGACGGATCACCGGCTCGCTATCGAGGGGATGGCGTGGAAGTACCGGACCGGTGCGCCGTGGCGTGACGTTCCGGAACGGTTCGGGAAGTGGAACTCGATCTACAAGCGGTTCAACCGGTGGGCCGGGGACGGCACCTGGCAGAAGCTGCTCACCGAGGTGCAGAAGCAGGCCGACGCCGCTGGGGAAATCGACTGGGTCGTCTCGATCGACTCCACGATCGCGCGCGTGCATCAGCACGGCGCGACCCTCGCCCGGGACACA GGGGCTGTGCCGAATCACAAGAATCCGTGGTCCGAGCCGCCTGATCACGGGATCGGACGCTCCCGCGGCGGGCTGACGACCAAACTGCACCTGGTCTGCGACGGGCGCGGCCGGCCGCTGAGCATGATGATCACCGCCGGGAACATCAACGACACCACGATGATGAGCGCGGTGCTGGAGAACATCCGCGTTCCCCGCGACGGGAAGGGCCGCCCCCGCACCCGCCCCGACCGGGTGCTCGCCGACAAGGGGTACCCCTCAAGGGCGAACCGCGCCTGGCTCCGCGACCGGAGGATCGCGGCGACCATCCCCGAGCGGGACGACCAGATCGCGCACCGCCGCAAGAAGCCGGGCCGGCCGATCGCTTTCGGCGACAAGCAGAAGGAACGCTACAAGGGACGCAACGTCGTAGAACGCTGCTTCAACCGTCTCAAGCAGTGGCGCGGCATCGCGATGCGCTCGGACAAACTCGCCCGCAACTACCGAGCCGCCGTCAGCCTCGCCGCGGCGCTGATCTGGATCAAGACCGATCTCCGCTGA
- a CDS encoding glutaredoxin family protein, whose product MQHLDLHTPILPRNSRRLATPHLLDQHALAEPGNVAAREYVTDDLGYSQAPVVVVDDHDHWSGFQPAKIRELAARIGATDE is encoded by the coding sequence ATGCAGCACCTGGATCTTCACACGCCCATTCTCCCGCGCAACTCACGGCGGCTGGCCACCCCGCACCTTCTTGATCAACACGCCCTAGCCGAACCGGGCAACGTGGCGGCGCGTGAGTACGTCACCGACGACCTGGGGTACTCGCAGGCGCCGGTGGTGGTTGTCGACGATCACGACCATTGGTCAGGCTTCCAGCCGGCGAAGATCAGGGAGTTGGCCGCGCGGATCGGAGCGACCGATGAGTGA
- a CDS encoding zeta toxin family protein, producing MTDLELEAAEARSVFDAKIVPVLFPPTDRRTTPTLTLVVGQPGAGGGRAARGLLAENPGAAVVDRDGLRAFHPRYVELSRSRSPEALRIFAEAASVWLRDCLAYARTNRRPLLVVGSFSSAQVAVATADLFRREGFETHVAVVAQPRAVSLLSEASRHLLAALNARSAPLPDLRTHDAGFEATRALVSQFDDEASVDRLTVVGRAGDWVFDAHRSDGFAGASRALIREQVTPMSGPEGRRWLSELRASTEFALNAGRAHGPLAEVLVELHELALSEVLPRLPLPAESLARSRAETTIHARIDALRRAVPTEGALVDIAAPTTTPSVPSPDIGPG from the coding sequence GTGACGGACCTCGAGCTGGAAGCTGCAGAGGCCCGGTCGGTCTTCGATGCGAAGATCGTCCCTGTCCTGTTCCCCCCCACGGACCGACGCACAACACCCACGCTGACGCTCGTAGTCGGTCAACCCGGGGCTGGTGGCGGACGAGCGGCGCGCGGGCTGCTCGCCGAGAATCCTGGTGCAGCAGTGGTCGACAGAGACGGCTTGCGTGCGTTCCACCCTCGCTACGTGGAGTTGTCGCGGTCCCGGTCGCCGGAAGCGCTGCGCATCTTCGCCGAAGCAGCCTCAGTATGGCTGCGTGACTGCCTCGCGTATGCGCGCACGAATCGACGGCCGCTCCTGGTCGTGGGCTCCTTCTCGTCCGCTCAAGTAGCGGTCGCCACCGCGGATCTGTTCCGACGTGAAGGGTTCGAGACGCACGTTGCCGTCGTCGCCCAGCCCCGCGCTGTCAGCCTCCTGTCCGAGGCATCGAGGCACCTGCTTGCAGCTCTCAACGCACGGAGCGCTCCGTTGCCTGACCTCCGAACGCACGACGCGGGGTTCGAGGCGACGCGGGCGCTGGTGAGCCAGTTCGACGACGAGGCATCCGTCGATCGACTTACTGTGGTCGGTCGCGCGGGCGATTGGGTCTTCGATGCTCACCGCTCGGACGGCTTCGCGGGAGCCAGCCGGGCGCTCATACGTGAGCAGGTGACGCCGATGTCGGGACCGGAGGGAAGGCGGTGGCTGTCGGAACTCCGCGCAAGCACGGAGTTCGCGCTGAACGCCGGTCGTGCGCACGGTCCACTGGCTGAAGTCCTTGTGGAACTGCACGAGCTCGCGCTGAGTGAGGTACTCCCTCGCCTGCCACTGCCGGCGGAGTCTCTGGCGCGCTCGAGAGCGGAGACGACAATTCACGCTCGGATCGACGCGCTGCGACGGGCAGTCCCGACTGAGGGCGCACTTGTCGACATCGCCGCGCCCACGACCACCCCCTCAGTACCGAGCCCTGACATCGGACCGGGCTGA
- a CDS encoding HsdM family class I SAM-dependent methyltransferase, whose protein sequence is MPTSSLDTPSLRKARGAFFTPDGVTRHLAEWAIQSADDTVLEPAAGEAAFLVAAVDRLRALGAAEPVVHGVELHEASARVAGELVADAGGVAKIRVSDFFLTEPSGTYSAVIGNPPFIRYQDFSGDVRDRARFAAQAQGVALTGLASSWAAFVVHSAAHLRRGGRLGMVLPAELLSTNYAAPVRSFLLSRFESVELITFETQIFPDAEADTVLVKAAGWLGEPAGVATLRQTRDATTLGNLDEGTTWATTDPAARWTPLHIQDATVEAIARLMPSGAFVPLQEFGETTLGMVTGANKFFTLSPQRVQELGRVDQEVPLLGG, encoded by the coding sequence ATGCCCACCTCGAGTCTCGATACACCTTCGCTGCGTAAGGCACGTGGGGCCTTCTTTACGCCTGACGGAGTGACGCGGCACCTCGCGGAGTGGGCGATCCAAAGTGCCGATGACACGGTCCTTGAGCCAGCCGCGGGGGAGGCGGCGTTCCTCGTGGCCGCAGTTGACCGGCTCCGCGCCCTTGGTGCAGCGGAGCCAGTTGTGCACGGCGTCGAGCTTCATGAGGCGTCCGCGCGCGTCGCTGGCGAGCTCGTCGCTGATGCTGGCGGAGTTGCAAAAATTCGAGTTTCAGACTTCTTCCTCACCGAGCCCAGTGGTACCTACTCTGCCGTGATCGGCAACCCGCCGTTTATTCGGTACCAGGACTTCTCGGGCGACGTGCGTGACCGTGCCCGGTTCGCCGCGCAGGCCCAGGGTGTCGCTCTCACTGGGCTCGCTTCGTCGTGGGCCGCCTTCGTGGTGCACTCGGCTGCGCATCTGCGACGCGGCGGACGGCTCGGCATGGTGCTCCCGGCCGAGCTGCTGAGCACGAACTACGCGGCACCGGTGCGCTCCTTCCTTCTGTCACGCTTCGAGTCGGTGGAGCTCATTACATTCGAGACGCAAATCTTCCCGGACGCCGAGGCCGACACTGTGCTGGTGAAGGCCGCGGGCTGGCTGGGGGAGCCCGCGGGGGTCGCGACTCTGCGGCAGACCCGTGATGCCACGACCCTCGGCAACTTGGATGAGGGAACGACGTGGGCGACGACGGATCCCGCGGCTCGTTGGACGCCGTTGCACATTCAGGACGCCACTGTTGAGGCCATCGCACGGCTTATGCCATCCGGGGCGTTCGTGCCGCTGCAGGAGTTCGGTGAGACAACGCTCGGCATGGTGACCGGTGCGAACAAGTTCTTCACGCTGTCGCCGCAGCGAGTGCAGGAACTAGGGCGTGTTGATCAAGAGGTTCCGCTCCTCGGTGGGTGA
- a CDS encoding AAA family ATPase codes for MRGGLERWKRGVGSQGVRQAMAYAFKGSCDSHLRAVTGVEALAAYSRADAQHVTRFTVENCAVTVDGLDAAALRRWVDGRDPVTDVPRGRELGSPQADLILDGTINAPKSYSIAALINDDLATEFEALQDRLRTRIMTTWRRELNARRGAGGSIRESLHRIEVVELQHRRSRALDPHIHRHLWLNVKVLGEDGKWSNVDSRVAMKLHTLINAEGELAARTDPDWIAALVRNGYSIGDDGEIAQLAQAVRPLSRRSNQIEANRAKLLLKWRSEHPGQEPDHDVLQHLDRLAWAKNRPDKPGAVDESEWEQLIRDELHAIDAGILRERSAARSWPAAIETLDRDLLAAKAIVDADSRSTACGGRFSSYDLRAGATRAVAASGVVARRDNLQVLIDDVVARGLTQTVDLLEAEGDRPQHIKGFMASSTARLKVELAARFDALTRVGESFRPRAILDIAGAVLDADVTLDEGQITAASAIAGTDRLVSVTGPAGAGKTTMLRAARIALAQQQRQLVVVAPTKKAASVAGREIGVTAVSLHALLADYGWRWGRDEAGAEVWRRLQAGEIDECVGRIYTGPRYFALGAADRVVVDEAGMVDLHTANALAAIAAETGAGIAMVGDHLQAMPVGHAGAMACMTRRATAVVELTAVHRFRDPSYAALTLRMREPASKEAALAVATELDAREQMHRVTDAAQARDVMVEAYFRWTAVRKRVALVTSTNDEADAINEAIQERRVELGQLHPDRLVVGQGEQRLLEGDIVQTRLNDRVADVENRALWTIRRVRASDVELVALGDRGDVRRVSLDYAAEHMHLAYASTVHGIQGETTDASVVGPGVDASGLYVGMTRGRVHNEAIAMGWTASAAREQIADSMMRGVAEVTIEDSVRAARGELGRAAKVTRDRGWRVGANDDQSAARQLDHWLISSRGALASLDARIADEESQGHGRAVDSGGWRELVSLRARLNERVAVASRSVVERTRQDGHVRNVDPSQVGVRGHRSEVADPVARGSLVGTRDGLVGH; via the coding sequence GTGCGCGGGGGACTCGAGCGCTGGAAGCGGGGTGTCGGATCGCAGGGGGTTCGGCAGGCGATGGCCTACGCGTTCAAGGGGAGCTGCGACTCGCACCTGCGCGCGGTGACGGGAGTCGAGGCGCTCGCGGCGTACAGCCGCGCAGACGCCCAGCATGTCACCCGATTCACGGTGGAAAACTGCGCGGTGACCGTCGACGGCCTCGACGCCGCTGCGCTCCGCCGCTGGGTCGACGGCCGCGACCCCGTCACGGACGTTCCGCGCGGCCGCGAACTCGGTTCGCCACAGGCCGATCTGATCTTGGACGGCACGATCAACGCGCCGAAGTCCTATAGCATCGCGGCCCTGATCAACGACGACCTCGCCACGGAGTTCGAAGCGCTGCAAGACCGGCTCCGCACGCGCATTATGACGACCTGGCGGCGTGAGCTGAACGCGCGCCGAGGCGCGGGCGGCAGCATCCGGGAGTCGCTTCACCGGATCGAAGTTGTCGAACTTCAGCACAGGCGTTCGCGGGCTTTGGACCCGCACATCCACCGGCACCTATGGCTGAACGTCAAGGTGCTCGGCGAGGACGGTAAGTGGTCGAACGTCGACTCCCGGGTAGCGATGAAGCTGCACACGCTGATCAACGCGGAGGGCGAACTCGCGGCGCGCACCGACCCGGACTGGATAGCAGCGCTCGTGCGCAACGGCTACTCGATCGGCGACGACGGGGAGATCGCGCAACTCGCCCAAGCTGTCCGGCCGCTGTCGCGGCGCTCGAACCAGATCGAGGCGAACCGCGCCAAGCTTCTTCTGAAGTGGCGCTCGGAGCATCCCGGCCAGGAGCCCGACCACGACGTGCTACAGCACCTCGACCGGCTTGCGTGGGCGAAGAACCGCCCGGACAAGCCCGGCGCCGTGGACGAATCGGAGTGGGAGCAGCTCATCCGAGACGAGCTTCACGCGATCGACGCCGGGATACTCCGAGAGCGTTCGGCAGCCCGCTCGTGGCCAGCAGCGATCGAGACGCTCGACCGCGACCTGCTCGCTGCCAAGGCGATCGTGGATGCCGATAGCCGGTCGACCGCGTGCGGGGGGAGGTTCAGTAGCTATGACCTTCGGGCCGGCGCGACGCGGGCGGTCGCTGCATCCGGAGTGGTTGCCCGCCGCGACAACCTGCAGGTGCTGATTGACGACGTCGTGGCGCGCGGGCTCACCCAGACCGTCGACCTGCTCGAAGCCGAGGGCGATCGCCCACAGCACATCAAGGGATTCATGGCGTCATCGACTGCCCGGCTGAAGGTCGAGCTCGCCGCCAGGTTCGACGCCCTGACGCGGGTCGGCGAGTCGTTCCGCCCCCGCGCGATCCTCGACATTGCAGGCGCGGTCCTCGATGCTGATGTCACGCTCGACGAGGGACAGATCACAGCGGCGTCGGCGATCGCCGGAACAGATCGGCTCGTCTCGGTCACGGGCCCCGCGGGCGCTGGAAAGACGACGATGCTCAGGGCCGCTCGCATCGCGCTCGCTCAGCAACAACGTCAGCTCGTCGTCGTCGCGCCGACCAAGAAGGCAGCGTCTGTCGCGGGCCGCGAGATCGGCGTGACCGCCGTGAGCCTGCATGCGTTGTTGGCCGACTATGGATGGCGGTGGGGTCGCGACGAAGCCGGCGCGGAGGTGTGGAGGCGACTGCAAGCGGGCGAGATCGATGAGTGCGTCGGGCGGATCTACACCGGCCCGCGCTACTTTGCACTGGGCGCAGCTGACCGGGTCGTCGTCGACGAGGCGGGGATGGTCGACCTGCACACCGCCAATGCCCTGGCGGCTATCGCAGCAGAGACGGGCGCGGGCATCGCGATGGTCGGCGACCATCTGCAGGCCATGCCCGTCGGTCACGCCGGTGCGATGGCATGCATGACCCGACGCGCGACTGCGGTCGTCGAGCTGACGGCGGTGCATCGCTTCCGCGATCCGAGCTACGCCGCGCTCACGCTCCGCATGCGGGAGCCGGCATCCAAAGAAGCCGCGCTCGCAGTCGCGACCGAACTCGACGCGCGCGAACAGATGCACCGTGTGACGGATGCCGCGCAAGCAAGGGATGTGATGGTCGAGGCGTACTTCCGTTGGACGGCCGTGCGCAAGCGAGTCGCCCTCGTCACGAGCACGAACGATGAGGCGGATGCGATCAACGAGGCGATCCAGGAACGCCGAGTTGAGCTCGGGCAGCTGCATCCGGATCGTCTTGTGGTTGGGCAGGGCGAACAGCGGCTACTCGAAGGGGACATCGTTCAGACGCGGCTCAACGACCGAGTGGCGGATGTTGAAAACCGCGCGCTGTGGACGATCCGCCGGGTCCGCGCGTCCGATGTCGAGCTCGTCGCCCTTGGCGATCGTGGGGACGTGCGGCGCGTGTCGCTCGACTACGCGGCCGAGCACATGCACCTGGCCTACGCGTCGACAGTGCACGGAATCCAGGGCGAGACGACGGATGCGTCGGTGGTCGGGCCGGGCGTGGATGCCTCGGGACTCTATGTCGGCATGACCCGCGGGCGGGTTCACAACGAGGCGATCGCGATGGGGTGGACAGCCAGCGCCGCGCGCGAGCAGATTGCGGACAGCATGATGCGCGGCGTCGCAGAAGTGACGATCGAGGACTCGGTGCGTGCGGCGCGGGGCGAGTTGGGGAGGGCAGCGAAGGTGACTCGTGACCGAGGGTGGCGTGTCGGAGCGAATGACGATCAAAGCGCAGCGCGCCAGCTCGATCACTGGCTGATCTCGAGCCGGGGCGCGCTAGCGTCCCTCGATGCGCGGATCGCCGACGAGGAATCGCAAGGGCACGGTCGCGCGGTCGATTCGGGCGGTTGGCGTGAGCTTGTCAGTCTGCGAGCCCGTCTTAACGAGCGAGTCGCGGTGGCGTCTCGAAGCGTCGTGGAGCGTACTCGACAGGATGGGCATGTCCGCAATGTCGACCCAAGCCAGGTCGGCGTACGCGGGCATCGGAGTGAAGTGGCAGATCCCGTGGCGCGCGGTTCCCTGGTAGGGACTCGCGACGGGCTGGTCGGGCACTGA
- the cmtR gene encoding Cd(II)/Pb(II)-sensing metalloregulatory transcriptional regulator CmtR: MLTIASRIDVMNRLGRAMADPSRSRILMTLLGGPSYPAELSRSLDLSRSNVSNHLTCLRDCGIVVAEPEGRQTRYEIADPHLAAALTALVDVTLAVDESAPCVDDSCTVPGCCGTAATA; encoded by the coding sequence GTGCTGACCATTGCTTCCCGAATCGACGTGATGAACCGGCTGGGTCGGGCGATGGCCGACCCGAGCCGCTCCCGGATCCTGATGACCCTCCTCGGCGGGCCGAGCTACCCGGCCGAGCTCTCGCGTTCACTGGACCTCTCGAGGTCGAATGTCTCCAACCACCTGACGTGCCTCCGCGACTGCGGAATCGTGGTCGCCGAGCCAGAGGGTCGACAGACCCGGTACGAGATCGCTGATCCCCATCTCGCCGCAGCGCTGACGGCGCTCGTCGATGTCACCCTCGCCGTTGACGAGAGCGCACCCTGCGTGGACGACTCGTGCACCGTGCCCGGCTGCTGCGGAACGGCGGCAACCGCATGA
- a CDS encoding cation diffusion facilitator family transporter, giving the protein MSAPLTTKRRATLHRRVRFIVGFTITYNVIEAIVAVWAGVLASSAALIGFGLDSVVEVLSAAAIAWQFTRKDPERWEKVTVKAIGLAFFALAAYVTVDAVLSLVQTEGPDHSPFGLGITALSLVVMPLLAWFEIRTGRELDSKSVLADAKQLILCVYLSGAVFIGLILNTLFGWWWADSVAALVVAVLAIREGLEAWRGDVESPFEVLEDLEDDDDSEVQVR; this is encoded by the coding sequence ATGAGCGCGCCACTGACCACCAAGCGCCGTGCCACGCTGCACCGTCGCGTGCGCTTCATCGTCGGCTTCACGATCACCTACAACGTCATCGAAGCCATCGTCGCCGTCTGGGCCGGCGTGCTGGCCTCCTCCGCGGCGCTGATCGGCTTCGGCCTCGACTCCGTCGTCGAAGTCCTCTCGGCGGCCGCCATCGCCTGGCAGTTCACACGCAAGGACCCCGAGCGGTGGGAGAAGGTCACTGTCAAGGCGATCGGCCTGGCGTTCTTCGCCCTCGCCGCCTACGTCACCGTCGACGCCGTCCTGAGCCTCGTACAGACAGAGGGCCCCGACCACAGCCCGTTCGGTCTTGGCATCACCGCGCTGAGCCTGGTCGTGATGCCGTTGCTGGCGTGGTTCGAGATCCGCACCGGCCGCGAGCTCGACTCCAAGAGCGTGCTCGCCGACGCCAAGCAGCTCATCCTCTGCGTCTACCTCTCCGGCGCCGTGTTCATCGGCCTCATCCTCAACACTCTGTTCGGCTGGTGGTGGGCGGACTCGGTGGCGGCCCTCGTGGTCGCGGTGCTCGCGATCCGCGAAGGCCTCGAGGCGTGGCGGGGCGACGTCGAATCGCCCTTCGAGGTCCTCGAAGACCTCGAGGACGATGACGACAGTGAGGTACAGGTCCGATAA
- a CDS encoding copper resistance CopC family protein, with protein sequence MTLTFSAELIDFGQASYAQVQGPDGLYYETSCSTIDLNVLTTPVALGEAGTYTIAWNAVSSDGHPISESYEFTYAPAEGAEPALGWDEPACRNEDTRTQPGAVPEPAEQPESTAEASASTPAPQPRASETTEVENEGAGLVVAGVIGAGALLAAAFAGGFFALRARSRRR encoded by the coding sequence GTGACGCTGACCTTCAGCGCTGAGCTGATCGACTTCGGGCAAGCGAGCTACGCCCAGGTGCAGGGGCCGGACGGCCTCTACTACGAGACGTCCTGCTCGACGATCGACCTGAATGTCCTGACTACGCCGGTCGCGCTCGGAGAGGCCGGCACCTACACGATTGCTTGGAATGCCGTCTCCAGCGACGGTCACCCCATCTCGGAGTCCTACGAGTTCACGTACGCGCCGGCTGAGGGCGCCGAACCTGCGCTCGGATGGGATGAGCCCGCCTGCCGCAACGAGGACACCCGCACGCAGCCCGGCGCCGTGCCCGAGCCTGCAGAACAACCCGAATCGACCGCGGAGGCATCCGCGAGCACACCCGCGCCGCAGCCGCGCGCCTCGGAGACCACAGAGGTGGAGAACGAGGGCGCCGGACTGGTCGTGGCCGGCGTGATCGGGGCTGGCGCGCTACTGGCTGCAGCTTTCGCCGGTGGGTTCTTCGCTCTTCGTGCGAGGTCACGTCGCCGGTGA